One window of Quercus robur chromosome 5, dhQueRobu3.1, whole genome shotgun sequence genomic DNA carries:
- the LOC126726648 gene encoding receptor-like protein kinase FERONIA → MKGVSKLFRTSKEGAKSSPSSAFPERSCRQFSLAEMKIATNNFDANLVIGEGDFGTAYKGFFNDCNGTRIVAIKRLKLNEDLRNEVVFVYQLHHPNLISLIGYCIDEGVNILVYEFMVNGSLFSKLHDRLSWKQRLKICVGVARALHYLHSGVKQTIIHGDVKPTNILLDKNWEAKLSDFRLSNMLPPGFKFVEIKRDSETTLRYLDPECFITYRLTDKTDVYSFGVVLLEVLCAREAMDFRLMEKGQGLVKWAQNCKRVGTINEIIDPYLMGKIDPECFKIYVDIAISCVRNKGEARPTMGEVELILEHALELQQSADAAMKDVDPTGDVCIYPIDEYTCNDSSGDASPPSYVHN, encoded by the coding sequence ATGAAAGGTGTTTCAAAGTTATTCAGAACTTCCAAGGAGGGAGCAAAATCATCACCATCTTCAGCTTTTCCTGAGAGATCATGCCGTCAATTTTCACTGGCTGAGATGAAGATTGCTACCAATAACTTCGATGCTAATTTAGTAATTGGTGAGGGGGATTTTGGCACAGCATACAAGGGATTTTTTAACGACTGTAACGGTACCAGAATCGTTGCAATAAAGCGCTTGAAACTCAATGAGGACTTAAGGAACGAGGTGGTGTTCGTTTATCAGCTACACCACCCTAACCTCATCTCTCTCATCGGATATTGTATTGATGAAGGCGTGAATATCCTAGTCTACGAGTTCATGGTCAATGGAAGCCTCTTCAGTAAACTCCACGATCGCCTCTCGTGGAAACAAAGACTAAAGATTTGCGTTGGAGTGGCGCGTGCACTGCACTACCTTCACTCTGGGGTCAAGCAAACTATTATCCACGGTGACGTGAAGCCGACCAACATTCTGTTGGACAAGAATTGGGAGGCCAAGTTGTCAGATTTCAGGTTGTCCAACATGCTTCCCCCGGGTTTCAAATTCGTGGAAATCAAACGGGATTCGGAAACTACTCTAAGATACCTGGATCCCGAATGTTTCATTACATATAGGCTGACCGATAAAACCGACGTCTACTCTTTTGGTGTGGTATTGTTGGAAGTACTCTGTGCGAGAGAAGCAATGGACTTCAGATTGATGGAAAAAGGGCAGGGTCTGGTTAAGTGGGCCCAAAACTGCAAACGAGTAGGGACCATCAATGAGATAATTGATCCGTATCTGATGGGGAAGATAGATCCAGAGTGTTTCAAGATTTACGTCGACATTGCCATTTCTTGTGTGCGAAATAAGGGAGAGGCTCGTCCCACCATGGGTGAAGTGGAGTTAATCCTTGAACATGCACTTGAACTACAACAGAGTGCAGATGCTGCAATGAAGGATGTAGATCCTACTGGTGATGTCTGTATCTATCCCATTGATGAATATACCTGTAATGATTCTTCAGGAGACGCTTCTCCCCCATCTTATGTTCATAATTAA